One region of Streptomyces subrutilus genomic DNA includes:
- a CDS encoding D-arabinono-1,4-lactone oxidase, with product MGTATARQNNQTAWRNWAGNITATPVRTVTPASVGELQEAVRRAAEQGLRVKAVGTGHSFTAAAATDGVLVRPQALAGIRAIDRAAGTVTVAAGTVLKDLNVALAKEGLSLTNMGDIMEQTVSGATSTGTHGTGRDSASIAAQIRGLELVTADGGLLTCSEKENPEVFAAARIGIGALGIVTSLTLAVEPVFFLTAREEPMGFDRVTAEFDQHFAENEHFEFYWFPHTGNCNTKRNNRSQGPAAPPGPVSAWIEDELLSNGVFQAVNSLGRAVPATIPAIARVASRALSARVYTDIPYKVFTSPRRVRFVEMEYALPREQVVGALRELRAMVDRSGLRVSFPVEVRTAPADDITLSTASGRETAYIAVHMYRGTPYQAYFTAAERIFTAHGGRPHWGKVHTRDAEYFAGVYPRFAEFTALRDRLDPDRVFGNDYLRRVLGA from the coding sequence ATGGGGACGGCGACAGCAAGGCAGAACAACCAGACCGCGTGGCGTAACTGGGCGGGCAACATCACCGCCACGCCCGTGCGCACGGTGACCCCGGCGTCGGTCGGGGAGCTCCAGGAGGCGGTCCGCCGGGCCGCCGAACAGGGCCTGCGGGTGAAGGCGGTCGGCACCGGCCACTCCTTCACCGCGGCCGCCGCGACCGACGGGGTGCTCGTACGCCCCCAGGCGCTGGCCGGGATCCGGGCGATCGACCGGGCCGCCGGGACCGTCACGGTGGCGGCGGGCACGGTCCTCAAGGACCTGAACGTGGCGCTGGCCAAGGAGGGCCTGTCGCTCACGAACATGGGCGACATCATGGAGCAGACGGTCTCCGGCGCCACCAGCACGGGCACCCACGGCACCGGCCGCGACTCGGCCTCCATCGCCGCCCAGATCCGCGGCCTGGAACTGGTCACCGCCGACGGCGGGCTGCTGACGTGCTCCGAGAAGGAGAACCCCGAGGTCTTCGCGGCGGCCCGGATCGGCATCGGCGCCCTCGGCATCGTCACCTCGCTCACCCTCGCCGTCGAACCGGTCTTCTTCCTGACCGCCCGTGAGGAACCGATGGGCTTCGACCGGGTGACCGCCGAGTTCGACCAGCACTTCGCGGAGAACGAGCACTTCGAGTTCTACTGGTTCCCGCACACCGGCAACTGCAACACCAAGCGGAACAACCGCAGCCAGGGCCCCGCGGCCCCGCCCGGGCCGGTGAGCGCGTGGATCGAGGACGAGCTGCTGTCCAACGGCGTCTTCCAGGCGGTGAACTCGCTGGGCCGCGCGGTCCCGGCCACCATTCCCGCCATAGCCCGCGTGGCCAGCCGCGCCCTGTCGGCGCGCGTGTACACGGACATCCCGTACAAGGTGTTCACCAGTCCGCGCCGGGTCCGGTTCGTGGAGATGGAGTACGCCCTCCCGCGCGAGCAGGTGGTCGGGGCGCTGCGGGAGCTGCGGGCGATGGTCGACCGCTCCGGGCTGCGCGTCAGCTTCCCGGTCGAGGTGCGCACGGCCCCGGCGGACGACATCACGCTGTCGACGGCCTCCGGCCGCGAGACGGCCTACATCGCGGTGCACATGTACCGGGGCACCCCGTACCAGGCCTACTTCACGGCGGCCGAGCGCATCTTCACCGCGCACGGGGGCCGTCCGCACTGGGGCAAGGTGCACACGCGGGACGCGGAGTACTTCGCCGGGGTCTACCCGCGGTTCGCCGAGTTCACCGCGCTGCGCGACCGGCTGGACCCGGACCGGGTGTTCGGCAACGACTACCTGCGGCGGGTCCTGGGCGCCTAG